The Polypterus senegalus isolate Bchr_013 chromosome 9, ASM1683550v1, whole genome shotgun sequence genome includes a window with the following:
- the foxr1 gene encoding forkhead box protein R1 isoform X3, translating into MFLRFEEWTRCGRLHLRTCLTDWDMNEELNLSTTTDQFCTEPPFKPSLWLMVDPKLACSIQYPNMSLPMSDAQRCTLPYTESQPLSPPLTPLPTTQILKGPDWILEETFISASSCTECMFTEGDDDTSDAQIRAVKSRCTPKVKTKRRGPRMSKSRRLHERILLEKGGWLRPPVNYCILIAMALNCSKNGSLNVQQIYNFMREHFPFFRTAPDGWKNTIRHNLCFSHSFAKTPQQVCNQGKRKSCLWRLTLDGRFRLRQEIHALSDGSFEMLRRSMTDPGKVIMGKDWMLFQSRGSKSH; encoded by the exons ATGTTTTTACGATTTGAGGAGTGGACACGATGCGGGCGCCTACACTTAAGGACCTGCTTGACCGACTGGGATATGAACGAGGAGTTGAACCTGAGCACGACTACTGATCAGTTCTGTACAG AGCCCCCATTCAAGCCCAGCTTGTGGTTGATGGTGGACCCCAAGCTGGCATGTTCCATTCAGTATCCCAACATGTCCTTGCCCATGTCTGACGCACAAAGGTGTACATTGCCCTACACAGAGTCACAACCTCTTTCTCCTCCTCTCACTCCTCTACCGACAACTCAGATCCTGAAAGGACCTGATTGGATATTGGAGGAGACCTTCATCTCTGCATCTTCCTGTACAGAGTGTATG TTCACAGAGGGTGATGATGATACTTCTGATGCACAAATTCGAGCAGTGAAATCGAGATGTACcccaaaagtaaaaactaaaagaaGAGGACCCAGAATGAGTAAATCCAGGAGGCTTCATGAGCGTATCCTGCTGGAGAAAGGCGGTTGGCTGCGTCCACCAGTTAATTACTGCATTCTGATTGCCATGGCACTGAATTGCAGCAAAAATGGCAGCCTGAACGTGCAGCAAATATATAACTTCATGCG AGAGCACTTTCCATTTTTTCGGACAGCGCCAGATGGCTGGAAGAACACCATCCGTCATAATCTCTGTTTCAGCCACAGCTTTGCGAAGACACCCCAGCAGGTGTGCAACCAAGGCAAGCGCAAGTCGTGCCTGTGGAGGCTAACACTGGATGGGCGCTTCCGTCTGCGCCAGGAGATCCATGCCCTTTCAGATGGATCTTTTGAGATGCTACGGAGGAGTATGACTGATCCAGGTAAAGTAATCATGGGGAAAGACTGGATGTTGTTTCAAAGCAGAGGAAGTAAATCTCATTAA
- the cenatac gene encoding coiled-coil domain-containing protein 84 encodes MVGFYCQVCRQTFFEGKGHIFGKTHQERLKRILAKFYEKVKEARKTIKNPAVVKYDGTKHLVNMWCHCCQQEVLKHMTNNNVTVLHGGLLEHMASAEHKKKTGAFWWECNADQKLKSKFLVSEEEIEKFKSEVAKALDSYEEKEDEYIKQQAAHIREVEQRRLEILQSSIEPEIAAGAVCGEPECGSQEPGNSSSAFSCGYIGQVVEEDTRDTTLYHLEEASWEDVTHPLTFIGHQDASGGGNIHSGATPPWLMDDPEEGSSDVKQIGPSHEEFVKHKELEKLRKLPPNRVGANFDHASQTDAGWLPSFGRVWNSGRRWQSRHQFRAEEGTNKSGQKRKKDDPCKERKKPKQEPWDSSHNS; translated from the exons ATGGTGGGATTCTATTGCCAAGTCTGCAGGCAGACCTTCTTTGAAGGGAAGGGCCACATATTTGGGAAGACGCATCAGGAGCGGCTGAAGAGAATATTGGCCAAGTTCTACGAGAAG GTAAAGGAGGCCCGCAAGACGATTAAGAATCCTGCAGTAGTCAAATATGATGGTACGAAGCACTTGGTCAACATGTGGTGTCACTGCTGTCAGCAGGAAGTTCTAAAGCACATGACCAATAACAATGTCACTGTCCTTCATGGAGGTCTGTTGGAGCATATGGCCAG TGCCGAACATAAAAAGAAAACGGGAGCGTTCTGGTGGGAATGTAATGCAGATCAGAAACTGAAATCGAAATTTCTTGTTAGCGAAGAAGAGATTGAAAA ATTCAAAAGTGAAGTTGCTAAAGCCCTGGATTCATATGAGGAGAAAGAAGATGAGTACATAAAACAG CAAGCTGCCCATATCCGCGAGGTAGAGCAAAGACGTCTGGAAATCTTGCAGTCCTCCATTGAG CCTGAGATTGCGGCAGGAGCTGTCTGCGGAGAGCCCGAGTGTGGATCCCAGGAGCCTGGCAACAGCAG CTCGGCCTTCTCCTGTGGTTATATAGGACAGGTGGTAGAGGAGGACACACGGGATACAACGTTGTATCACTTGGAAGAAGCCAGTTGGGAAGATGTTACTCACCCTTTAACGTTCATTGGCCATCAG GATGCTTCTGGAGGAGGAAATATTCATTCAG GTGCCACCCCACCCTGGCTTATGGATGATCCTGAAGAGGGAAGTAGTGATGTAAAACAGATCGGACCATCTCATGAAGAATTTGTCAAACATA AGGAACTAGAAAAGCTTCGGAAACTTCCTCCTAACCGTGTTGGAGCTAATTTTGATCATGCTTCCCAGACTGATGCAGGCTGGCTGCCCTCCTTTGGTAGGGTGTGGAACAGTGGCCGGCGTTGGCAGTCTCG ACATCAGTTCCGAGCAGAAGAAGGAACAAACAAGTCTgggcagaagagaaagaaagatgaTCCATGTAAGGAAAGAAAGAAACCAAAGCAGGAGCCATGGGATTCATCTCACAATTCTTGA
- the foxr1 gene encoding forkhead box protein R1 isoform X1 — MFLRFEEWTRCGRLHLRTCLTDWDMNEELNLSTTTDQFCTDEKLNEEYLTRWHFFRSPRYTSCGLEEDEIKLSGDTEEPPFKPSLWLMVDPKLACSIQYPNMSLPMSDAQRCTLPYTESQPLSPPLTPLPTTQILKGPDWILEETFISASSCTECMFTEGDDDTSDAQIRAVKSRCTPKVKTKRRGPRMSKSRRLHERILLEKGGWLRPPVNYCILIAMALNCSKNGSLNVQQIYNFMREHFPFFRTAPDGWKNTIRHNLCFSHSFAKTPQQVCNQGKRKSCLWRLTLDGRFRLRQEIHALSDGSFEMLRRSMTDPGKVIMGKDWMLFQSRGSKSH, encoded by the exons ATGTTTTTACGATTTGAGGAGTGGACACGATGCGGGCGCCTACACTTAAGGACCTGCTTGACCGACTGGGATATGAACGAGGAGTTGAACCTGAGCACGACTACTGATCAGTTCTGTACAG ATGAGAAGCTGAATGAAGAGTATCTGACAAGATGGCACTTCTTCCGCTCTCCCAGGTACACCAGTTGTGGACTGGAGGAGGACGAGATTAAACTGAGCGGTGACACAGAAG AGCCCCCATTCAAGCCCAGCTTGTGGTTGATGGTGGACCCCAAGCTGGCATGTTCCATTCAGTATCCCAACATGTCCTTGCCCATGTCTGACGCACAAAGGTGTACATTGCCCTACACAGAGTCACAACCTCTTTCTCCTCCTCTCACTCCTCTACCGACAACTCAGATCCTGAAAGGACCTGATTGGATATTGGAGGAGACCTTCATCTCTGCATCTTCCTGTACAGAGTGTATG TTCACAGAGGGTGATGATGATACTTCTGATGCACAAATTCGAGCAGTGAAATCGAGATGTACcccaaaagtaaaaactaaaagaaGAGGACCCAGAATGAGTAAATCCAGGAGGCTTCATGAGCGTATCCTGCTGGAGAAAGGCGGTTGGCTGCGTCCACCAGTTAATTACTGCATTCTGATTGCCATGGCACTGAATTGCAGCAAAAATGGCAGCCTGAACGTGCAGCAAATATATAACTTCATGCG AGAGCACTTTCCATTTTTTCGGACAGCGCCAGATGGCTGGAAGAACACCATCCGTCATAATCTCTGTTTCAGCCACAGCTTTGCGAAGACACCCCAGCAGGTGTGCAACCAAGGCAAGCGCAAGTCGTGCCTGTGGAGGCTAACACTGGATGGGCGCTTCCGTCTGCGCCAGGAGATCCATGCCCTTTCAGATGGATCTTTTGAGATGCTACGGAGGAGTATGACTGATCCAGGTAAAGTAATCATGGGGAAAGACTGGATGTTGTTTCAAAGCAGAGGAAGTAAATCTCATTAA
- the foxr1 gene encoding forkhead box protein R1 isoform X2, with translation MFLRFEEWTRCGRLHLRTCLTDWDMNEELNLSTTTDQFCTDEKLNEEYLTRWHFFRSPRYTSCGLEEDEIKLSGDTEEPPFKPSLWLMVDPKLACSIQYPNMSLPMSDAQRCTLPYTESQPLSPPLTPLPTTQILKGPDWILEETFISASSCTECMFTEGDDDTSDAQIRAVKSRCTPKVKTKRRGPRMSKSRRLHERILLEKGGWLRPPVNYCILIAMALNCSKNGSLNVQQIYNFMREHFPFFRTAPDGWKNTIRHNLCFSHSFAKTPQQVCNQGKRKSCLWRLTLDGRFRLRQEIHALSDGSFEMLRRSMTDPDLVNNLFQL, from the exons ATGTTTTTACGATTTGAGGAGTGGACACGATGCGGGCGCCTACACTTAAGGACCTGCTTGACCGACTGGGATATGAACGAGGAGTTGAACCTGAGCACGACTACTGATCAGTTCTGTACAG ATGAGAAGCTGAATGAAGAGTATCTGACAAGATGGCACTTCTTCCGCTCTCCCAGGTACACCAGTTGTGGACTGGAGGAGGACGAGATTAAACTGAGCGGTGACACAGAAG AGCCCCCATTCAAGCCCAGCTTGTGGTTGATGGTGGACCCCAAGCTGGCATGTTCCATTCAGTATCCCAACATGTCCTTGCCCATGTCTGACGCACAAAGGTGTACATTGCCCTACACAGAGTCACAACCTCTTTCTCCTCCTCTCACTCCTCTACCGACAACTCAGATCCTGAAAGGACCTGATTGGATATTGGAGGAGACCTTCATCTCTGCATCTTCCTGTACAGAGTGTATG TTCACAGAGGGTGATGATGATACTTCTGATGCACAAATTCGAGCAGTGAAATCGAGATGTACcccaaaagtaaaaactaaaagaaGAGGACCCAGAATGAGTAAATCCAGGAGGCTTCATGAGCGTATCCTGCTGGAGAAAGGCGGTTGGCTGCGTCCACCAGTTAATTACTGCATTCTGATTGCCATGGCACTGAATTGCAGCAAAAATGGCAGCCTGAACGTGCAGCAAATATATAACTTCATGCG AGAGCACTTTCCATTTTTTCGGACAGCGCCAGATGGCTGGAAGAACACCATCCGTCATAATCTCTGTTTCAGCCACAGCTTTGCGAAGACACCCCAGCAGGTGTGCAACCAAGGCAAGCGCAAGTCGTGCCTGTGGAGGCTAACACTGGATGGGCGCTTCCGTCTGCGCCAGGAGATCCATGCCCTTTCAGATGGATCTTTTGAGATGCTACGGAGGAGTATGACTGATCCAG ATCTGGTCAACAATTTATTTCAACTTTGA